A stretch of DNA from Cryptomeria japonica chromosome 4, Sugi_1.0, whole genome shotgun sequence:
CCTCAGATTTCAAAGGATGGGCTTCCCGCAAGATCTGCCATGTTAGAGATAATCTCTGTAATATTTCCCTTCCCTTGTTATAAATTTGTTTAGAAATTTTAGTAAGCCCTTTGATTAGGGTTTATAGGTTATATATGTATGGATGCTATTGGTTCTTTCATATCTATTTAAATCCCATCTGTAGATATTAGATTGGATCTTTCACCATGCCCTACGCCAGGGTGAGTGCCTGCTTTTAGATCTTGTCAATATCTTTTGAGTAGCTCTTTTAATCAACTTATGGCAGTCAAAATTGGGTTTGTGGAGAACTTAAAGAATAGATCTTTCTTCTAATGAAAATTTTAGGTTAGATAAAGTTTGGCATTTGTGCCCAGAAAAATGACAGCAAACAACTACATTTTGACATTTGACAGGGTTTGCTTATGCTTCCTCTCAACAAAGCGTATTGGCGCTGAAGAGCCAAGAAGAGTATGAGAATTGTGATGTGAGCAATCCAATCAAGCCATATGATGGAGGGCTTGATGCAGTCCCACTCATTGAaatgggtgatagatattttaccaGTGGAAATGTAGAAGATTGTCAACGTGGAATGAAAGTGCACATTAATGTTTTATCTGATGGACTCGACAATGGCCAATCTAACAATTTCGATGTAGTTTCAAATGGGCTTGACAATGTGGCCAAAGATTTGGGTTTAGATTTATTATCAGATGGAATGGAGCATTATATTACTGCTTCTGCTAGTGATGATTCGATGGAGGAGGGGGCAATAAAGGAGGTAATTGTTGAAGGGCCCACATCATCATGAAGGCAATTATCTGATTGCCCTCCATCAATTCTcataaacctcacactctccatttGTGGCACTATTATCACCATGCTTATCTACGCCATGCTTTAGCTTATCAACTCTTTGTTTGATtaagaacatatatatatgtatcttatacaacatttgccaacatcctccctgcgtgtgccaaaatatgagctttggaacaaggtatggacatccatcaaagcataatcgaagggggttttttgtcagaaattagttgcaaatgccccaataacaaaaatcgcaaaatggggtagcatacacacggcatgtgaactgtatgacataatacctcaaagagatgtcatttcatggaattttaagatcgcaggatatgcacaaaatggattaattcacaaaaaaaaaccaattggccttgattgcgaaaaaaaattagttgcccttcattgaaaaacaaagagttcctttgattgcaaaaaaaaccttaccttgcttgtgtcgAGATAGCTCCGGcagggggggggcagggaggcaagatagTCACCGCTTGCTTCGgccggtttgctttcaaaatgaaaatgcgttgtgttttttttttttaataaaatgcccgaggtcgtcggaattccgacaaacacaggcatttttaaaaaaaaaaatcaaattttcacacaatgctccttgtccgtcggaaacctccgtcagaatttgaacccaaatgtattagtgaaaagagattgttgcttggCTTCTAATAATTATAGAAACAATATCAGCTCAATGTTATTAAAAATGATAGCaagaaatttaatatatataacGACGGGCAAATACCCTGGGCTGCTGATTAAATTCAAGAGATTTTTGCTTGCAAGTTCCAATAACATGATAAAGGCATCTTGTCACTTTAGCTTCCGAATATAAACCCAAATGTTCAGCAGTGAATCAACACAAACTTTTTTGTTCTCTGGAAATAATGCTAAATCTAAGAAGCATTCCCTCCCAACATCATCCAAGGAATCAATACTAGTCTCCAAGCATCTAAAAAGCCCTTCTTTGTGATAACTGGATATGGACTGCCCCTGGGAAAGCTTGTTCTTTGCGTTCAACCAGGTCCCATGAGGTTCCCATTCAAAG
This window harbors:
- the LOC131074054 gene encoding mavicyanin-like, translated to MGCSVEHHVVGDDRGWDPTSDFKGWASRKICHVRDNLWFAYASSQQSVLALKSQEEYENCDVSNPIKPYDGGLDAVPLIEMGDRYFTSGNVEDCQRGMKVHINVLSDGLDNGQSNNFDVVSNGLDNVAKDLGLDLLSDGMEHYITASASDDSMEEGAIKEVIVEGPTSS